A stretch of Corallococcus macrosporus DNA encodes these proteins:
- a CDS encoding TadE/TadG family type IV pilus assembly protein has product MRRSDESGQAAVETAIVLPLFVFMLMGILQLGLMHQARLLTKYAAYKAVRAGSLHNADIPTMEKAALAVLLPMVSTAASGGAEIIKPITSASDFKSKFQGGDIGKNEMGDADGLKFAEVTICGPIKGNMGSGSHGNKEMDFDDPKVASGDQGWADSLRTKLSVQVTFNYRLPIPFADVVIYNIARGRDLPYVLRLGKDSDRDEFIVNKMSKYDAAANKKLYILPIRATYIMRMHSNLYLTQKELPEKNKCIFPFEPFKE; this is encoded by the coding sequence ATGCGGCGCAGCGACGAGTCAGGCCAGGCGGCGGTGGAGACGGCCATCGTGTTGCCCCTGTTCGTGTTCATGCTGATGGGCATCCTGCAACTGGGGCTGATGCACCAGGCGCGGCTGCTCACGAAGTACGCGGCCTACAAGGCCGTGCGCGCGGGCTCGCTGCACAACGCGGACATCCCCACCATGGAGAAGGCCGCCCTCGCGGTGCTGCTGCCCATGGTGAGCACCGCCGCCAGCGGGGGCGCGGAGATCATCAAGCCCATCACCAGCGCCAGCGACTTCAAGTCCAAGTTCCAGGGCGGCGACATCGGCAAGAACGAGATGGGCGACGCCGACGGCCTGAAGTTCGCGGAGGTCACCATCTGCGGCCCCATCAAGGGGAACATGGGCTCCGGCTCCCACGGCAACAAGGAGATGGACTTCGATGATCCGAAGGTCGCCTCCGGAGACCAGGGCTGGGCGGACAGCCTGCGCACCAAGCTGAGCGTCCAGGTGACGTTCAACTACCGCCTGCCCATCCCGTTCGCGGACGTCGTCATCTACAACATCGCGCGCGGCCGGGACCTGCCGTACGTGCTGCGCCTGGGCAAGGACTCGGACCGCGACGAGTTCATCGTCAACAAGATGTCCAAGTACGACGCCGCCGCGAACAAGAAGCTCTACATCCTGCCCATCCGCGCCACCTACATCATGCGGATGCACTCCAACCTCTACCTCACCCAGAAGGAACTTCCGGAGAAGAACAAATGCATCTTCCCGTTCGAACCGTTCAAAGAGTGA